In Trichoderma asperellum chromosome 1, complete sequence, a single window of DNA contains:
- a CDS encoding uncharacterized protein (EggNog:ENOG41~TransMembrane:1 (i113-133o)~antiSMASH:Cluster_1.2), whose translation MDHLEPPAYTETPSLPHQQPGTAAGDSLPQLRDRRREKPLLSCTFCRSRKVRCDRQLPCTTCTNRGIGLSCTYELGGSRKSKSKVSVGDHIQQLEELVRSLVRQQQQTPAAHPDGLARDFSDLSFQASPTASPQSVPTAPLASADEDTLVPAQRHASISRSRDRADSPAPSEPGSMRLHPHGIGASYVGSVHWAAVLESISELRDHYEEEEEARMLATSDHVLLQCPGPRLLYEPVQATKAHLLASIPARPVVDRMVARYFNAQGVVPGILHSGHFLREYQKFWQEPAVMPCIWIGLLFSVMCVATLYQQSIEDPADPETPERVRVFREQTLHSLVLSQYTRGGEYVLETMINYLICESFMSQDTEIGLWLVQGIIVQLALSQGYHRDPQKFPSISPFAGEMRRRVWAIIVQMDLRLSSQMALPCVLKLQQYDTAEPRNLLDTDFDDATVELPPSRPETEVTPVLYSLAKGRIDKMTGLVNDVVNDTQEHPYTEIMELDRKLQEAEASLPPIFRWQPLSQSFMVAPQIVMHRVLLQLAIQRLTIWLHRKYLAPPYTQPRYQYSRNACVQAAIKILEFQQIVLEETQGDGLLYSARWARWMLLSSRPRAVFLLGVSILCYYIQLAKSRPDVSLDQGTGAKIHNLLRNAYPLWLHSTTVSREARRAIDHLSLMLGLQEQESGTPFTGSATATPQDTEMSLDQFTWDAFEECIANFPASTAFGSEFMGPSLPSSSSATSISTADLLSMNLNTPESGGWMDRGAFKP comes from the exons ATGGATCATCTGGAGCCACCCGCCTACACAGAAACGCCGAGCCTGCCCCATCAGCAGCCCGGTACTGCCGCTGGAGACTCGCTGCCGCAACTGCGAGATCGCCGGCGGGAGAAGCCGCTTCTTTCATGTACCTTTTGCAGGAGTCGCAA GGTGCGGTGTGACCGTCAGCTACCATGCACGACCTGCACGAACAGGGGAATCGGCTTGTCCTGCACCTATGAGTTAGGGGGGTCacggaagagcaagagcaaagTCAGCGTCGGTGATCATATCCAGCAGCTCGAGGAGCTCGTGCGCTCCCTGGTcaggcagcaacagcagacGCCGGCCGCGCATCCCGATGGCCTCGCCCGAGACTTTTCGGACCTTTCATTCCAGGCCTCGCCGACCGCGTCGCCACAGAGTGTCCCTACGGCCCCGCTGGCATCGGCCGACGAGGACACGCTCGTGCCAGCCCAGAGGCATGCGTCCATATCGCGGAGTAGGGACCGTGCTGACTCCCCCGCACCCTCGGAGCCTGGCAGCATGCGTCTGCACCCGCATGGTATCGGTGCCAGCTACGTCGGGAGCGTTCACTGGGCCGCCGTCCTCGAAAGTATCTCAGAGCTTAGAGACCActacgaggaggaggaggaggcccgGATGCTGGCCACCAGCGACCATGTACTACTCCAATGCCCTGGCCCTCGACTGCTATACGAGCCCGTCCAAGCCACAAAAGCCCATCTTCTTGCTTCAATCCCAGCCCGGCCCGTTGTGGACCGCATGGTCGCACGGTATTTCAACGCACAAGGGGTTGTACCAGGAATACTTCACAGTGGACATTTTCTCCGAGAG TACCAGAAGTTCTGGCAGGAGCCAGCTGTCATGCCGTGCATCTGGATTGGACTCTTATTTAGCGTAATGTGCGTCGCCACATTATACCAACAGTCGATCGAGGACCCGGCAGATCCGGAAACTCCAGAACGCGTGCGCGTGTTCCGGGAACAGACTCTTCACAGCCTGGTCCTAAGCCAGTACACCAGAGGCGGTGAATACGTGCTAGAAACCATGATCAATTATCTCATCTGTGAGTCGTTCATGTCCCAGGATACCGAGATCGGGCTCTGGCTTGTACAAGGCATCATCGTGCAGCTTGCCCTGAGCCAGGGCTACCACCGAGATCCCCAGAAGTTCCCCAGCATTTCCCCATTTGCCGGTGAGATGCGGCGGCGGGTGTGGGCCATCATCGTGCAGATGGATCTTCGTCTTTCAAGCCAGATGGCGCTGCCATGCGTACTCAAGTTGCAGCAGTACGACACAGCTGAGCCGCGGAACCTGCTGGACACAGATTTCGATGACGCTACCGTCGAGCTGCCCCCATCGCGTCCCGAGACTGAGGTCACGCCCGTGCTCTACAGCTTGGCCAAGGGCAGGATAGACAAGATGACGGGGCTAGTCAACGACGTCGTCAACGACACCCAGGAGCACCCGTACACGGAGATTATGGAGCTGGACCGAAAGCTGCAAGAGGCCGAGGCCTCACTGCCACCAATCTTCCGATGGCAGCCTCTCAGCCAATCCTTCATGGTGGCACCCCAGATCGTCATGCACCGCGTGTTGCTCCAGCTCGCCATACAGAGGCTGACAATTTGGCTTCACCGCAAGTACCTCGCGCCGCCCTATACCCAGCCGCGCTACCAATACTCACGTAACGCTTGTGTCCAGGCGGCCATCAAGATCCTGGAGTTCCAGCAGATAGTGCTGGAGGAAACACAGGGAGATGGGCTGCTGTATTCCGCGAGGTGGGCGCGGTGGATGCTCCTGTCCTCGCGGCCGCGGGCCGTCTTCTTGCTGGGCGTAAGCATCCTCTGCTACTATATACAGCTGGCCAAGTCCCGACCGGACGTTTCCCTAGACCAGGGCACGGGCGCTAAGATTCACAATCTTCTGCGCAACGCGTATCCCCTCTGGCTGCACTCGACCACCGTATCTCGGGAAGCCCGGCGGGCGATTGACCACCTGAGCCTCATGTTAGGGCTGCAGGAACAGGAAAGCGGCACACCTTTCACTGGCTCTGCCACTGCCACGCCTCAGGACACAGAAATGTCGCTTGACCAGTTCACCTGGGACGCATTCGAAG AGTGTATCGCCAATTTCCCAGCATCGACAGCATTCGGTAGTGAATTTATGGGGCCGAGCCTGCCCAGTTCCTCTTCAGCGACGAGCATCTCTACAGCGGATCTACTGTCAATGAACTTGAACACCCCAGAGTCGGGCGGCTGGATGGACAGAGGAGCCTTTAAGCCATGA
- a CDS encoding uncharacterized protein (antiSMASH:Cluster_1.2): MVICENVLYTKASAGQLCKALVLRLVTNPLVVQFARNAGFDVVWVEMEHSTYSITEASMLASAAMMAGMTPIVRVPYQCGMGYVQQVLDSGAMAVVFPHIVSAAEAKAAVKMCKFPPYGKRSLWLQQAAVGLRTMPMQIMADEVNSCASAVGVMIEAEESITNVDAIAAVDGVDILIVGCIDLSSDMGIPGQVDAPKFRAALKAVSVACKRHNKVFGLAGNYKDLDFQDWVINTLGVRLILAHVDSNLISVGAMECAERIASIDRTVLPN, from the exons ATGGTTATCTGCGAGAATGTTCTGTACACCAAGGCTAGCGCCGGACAGTTATGTAAG GCTCTGGTCCTCAGGCTGGTGACGAATCCCCTCGTCGTCCAGTTTGCTAGGAACGCCGGCTTCGATGTTGTGTGGGTCGAGATGGAGCACTCGACCTACTCTATTACTGAGGCCAGTATGCTCGCGAGcgcggccatgatggccgGCATGACGCCCATTGTTCGCGTGCCGTACCAGTGCGGCATGGGTTACGTTCAGCAGGTCCTGGACTCTGGGGCCATGGCGGTCGTCTTCCCGCACATAGTCTCGGCTGCGGAGGCCAAGGCAGCCGTCAAGATGTGCAAGTTCCCCCCGTATGGGAAGCGGTCGCTGTGGCTCCAGCAGGCTGCCGTGGGCCTCCGTACCATGCCGATGCAGATTATGGCGGACGAGGTCAACTCATGCGCGTCGGCTGTGGGTGTCATGATCGAGGCCGAAGAGAGTATTACAAACGTCGACGCCATTGCGGCGGTTGACGGCGTCGACATTCTCATAGTCGGCTGTATCGACCTGTCGAGTGATATGGGTATACCCGGCCAAGTTGATGCACCTAAGTTTAGGGCTGCGCTCAAGGCTGTCAGCGTGGCATGCAAGCGCCACAACAAGGTCTTCGGACTGGCTGGTAACTATAAGGACCTCGACTTCCAGGACTGGGTCATTAACACTCTAGGGGTTCGTCTGATACTGGCTCATGTGGACTCGAACCTCATCTCGGTCGGCGCGATGGAATGTGCAGAGAGGATAGCCTCCATTGATCGAACCGTTCTGCCTAACTAG
- a CDS encoding uncharacterized protein (EggNog:ENOG41~TransMembrane:2 (o288-308i608-624o)~antiSMASH:Cluster_1.2), whose product MRLHPHGIGASYVGSVHWAAVLESISELRDHYEEEEEARMLATSDHVLLQCPGPRLLYEPVQATKAHLLASIPARPVVDRMVARYFNAQGVVPGILHSGHFLREYQKFWQEPAVMPCIWIGLLFSVMCVATLYQQSIEDPADPETPERVRVFREQTLHSLVLSQYTRGGEYVLETMINYLICESFMSQDTEIGLWLVQGIIVQLALSQGYHRDPQKFPSISPFAGEMRRRVWAIIVQMDLRLSSQMALPCVLKLQQYDTAEPRNLLDTDFDDATVELPPSRPETEVTPVLYSLAKGRIDKMTGLVNDVVNDTQEHPYTEIMELDRKLQEAEASLPPIFRWQPLSQSFMVAPQIVMHRVLLQLAIQRLTIWLHRKYLAPPYTQPRYQYSRNACVQAAIKILEFQQIVLEETQGDGLLYSARWARWMLLSSRPRAVFLLGVSILCYYIQLAKSRPDVSLDQGTGAKIHNLLRNAYPLWLHSTTVSREARRAIDHLSLMLGLQEQESGTPFTGSATATPQDTEMSLDQFTWDAFEECIANFPASTAFGSEFMGPSLPSSSSATSISTADLLSMNLNTPESGGWMDRGAFKP is encoded by the exons ATGCGTCTGCACCCGCATGGTATCGGTGCCAGCTACGTCGGGAGCGTTCACTGGGCCGCCGTCCTCGAAAGTATCTCAGAGCTTAGAGACCActacgaggaggaggaggaggcccgGATGCTGGCCACCAGCGACCATGTACTACTCCAATGCCCTGGCCCTCGACTGCTATACGAGCCCGTCCAAGCCACAAAAGCCCATCTTCTTGCTTCAATCCCAGCCCGGCCCGTTGTGGACCGCATGGTCGCACGGTATTTCAACGCACAAGGGGTTGTACCAGGAATACTTCACAGTGGACATTTTCTCCGAGAG TACCAGAAGTTCTGGCAGGAGCCAGCTGTCATGCCGTGCATCTGGATTGGACTCTTATTTAGCGTAATGTGCGTCGCCACATTATACCAACAGTCGATCGAGGACCCGGCAGATCCGGAAACTCCAGAACGCGTGCGCGTGTTCCGGGAACAGACTCTTCACAGCCTGGTCCTAAGCCAGTACACCAGAGGCGGTGAATACGTGCTAGAAACCATGATCAATTATCTCATCTGTGAGTCGTTCATGTCCCAGGATACCGAGATCGGGCTCTGGCTTGTACAAGGCATCATCGTGCAGCTTGCCCTGAGCCAGGGCTACCACCGAGATCCCCAGAAGTTCCCCAGCATTTCCCCATTTGCCGGTGAGATGCGGCGGCGGGTGTGGGCCATCATCGTGCAGATGGATCTTCGTCTTTCAAGCCAGATGGCGCTGCCATGCGTACTCAAGTTGCAGCAGTACGACACAGCTGAGCCGCGGAACCTGCTGGACACAGATTTCGATGACGCTACCGTCGAGCTGCCCCCATCGCGTCCCGAGACTGAGGTCACGCCCGTGCTCTACAGCTTGGCCAAGGGCAGGATAGACAAGATGACGGGGCTAGTCAACGACGTCGTCAACGACACCCAGGAGCACCCGTACACGGAGATTATGGAGCTGGACCGAAAGCTGCAAGAGGCCGAGGCCTCACTGCCACCAATCTTCCGATGGCAGCCTCTCAGCCAATCCTTCATGGTGGCACCCCAGATCGTCATGCACCGCGTGTTGCTCCAGCTCGCCATACAGAGGCTGACAATTTGGCTTCACCGCAAGTACCTCGCGCCGCCCTATACCCAGCCGCGCTACCAATACTCACGTAACGCTTGTGTCCAGGCGGCCATCAAGATCCTGGAGTTCCAGCAGATAGTGCTGGAGGAAACACAGGGAGATGGGCTGCTGTATTCCGCGAGGTGGGCGCGGTGGATGCTCCTGTCCTCGCGGCCGCGGGCCGTCTTCTTGCTGGGCGTAAGCATCCTCTGCTACTATATACAGCTGGCCAAGTCCCGACCGGACGTTTCCCTAGACCAGGGCACGGGCGCTAAGATTCACAATCTTCTGCGCAACGCGTATCCCCTCTGGCTGCACTCGACCACCGTATCTCGGGAAGCCCGGCGGGCGATTGACCACCTGAGCCTCATGTTAGGGCTGCAGGAACAGGAAAGCGGCACACCTTTCACTGGCTCTGCCACTGCCACGCCTCAGGACACAGAAATGTCGCTTGACCAGTTCACCTGGGACGCATTCGAAG AGTGTATCGCCAATTTCCCAGCATCGACAGCATTCGGTAGTGAATTTATGGGGCCGAGCCTGCCCAGTTCCTCTTCAGCGACGAGCATCTCTACAGCGGATCTACTGTCAATGAACTTGAACACCCCAGAGTCGGGCGGCTGGATGGACAGAGGAGCCTTTAAGCCATGA
- a CDS encoding uncharacterized protein (EggNog:ENOG41~SECRETED:SignalP(1-20)~antiSMASH:Cluster_1.2) produces the protein MPCIWIGLLFSVMCVATLYQQSIEDPADPETPERVRVFREQTLHSLVLSQYTRGGEYVLETMINYLICESFMSQDTEIGLWLVQGIIVQLALSQGYHRDPQKFPSISPFAGEMRRRVWAIIVQMDLRLSSQMALPCVLKLQQYDTAEPRNLLDTDFDDATVELPPSRPETEVTPVLYSLAKGRIDKMTGLVNDVVNDTQEHPYTEIMELDRKLQEAEASLPPIFRWQPLSQSFMVAPQIVMHRVLLQLAIQRLTIWLHRKYLAPPYTQPRYQYSRNACVQAAIKILEFQQIVLEETQGDGLLYSARWARWMLLSSRPRAVFLLGVSILCYYIQLAKSRPDVSLDQGTGAKIHNLLRNAYPLWLHSTTVSREARRAIDHLSLMLGLQEQESGTPFTGSATATPQDTEMSLDQFTWDAFEECIANFPASTAFGSEFMGPSLPSSSSATSISTADLLSMNLNTPESGGWMDRGAFKP, from the exons ATGCCGTGCATCTGGATTGGACTCTTATTTAGCGTAATGTGCGTCGCCACATTATACCAACAGTCGATCGAGGACCCGGCAGATCCGGAAACTCCAGAACGCGTGCGCGTGTTCCGGGAACAGACTCTTCACAGCCTGGTCCTAAGCCAGTACACCAGAGGCGGTGAATACGTGCTAGAAACCATGATCAATTATCTCATCTGTGAGTCGTTCATGTCCCAGGATACCGAGATCGGGCTCTGGCTTGTACAAGGCATCATCGTGCAGCTTGCCCTGAGCCAGGGCTACCACCGAGATCCCCAGAAGTTCCCCAGCATTTCCCCATTTGCCGGTGAGATGCGGCGGCGGGTGTGGGCCATCATCGTGCAGATGGATCTTCGTCTTTCAAGCCAGATGGCGCTGCCATGCGTACTCAAGTTGCAGCAGTACGACACAGCTGAGCCGCGGAACCTGCTGGACACAGATTTCGATGACGCTACCGTCGAGCTGCCCCCATCGCGTCCCGAGACTGAGGTCACGCCCGTGCTCTACAGCTTGGCCAAGGGCAGGATAGACAAGATGACGGGGCTAGTCAACGACGTCGTCAACGACACCCAGGAGCACCCGTACACGGAGATTATGGAGCTGGACCGAAAGCTGCAAGAGGCCGAGGCCTCACTGCCACCAATCTTCCGATGGCAGCCTCTCAGCCAATCCTTCATGGTGGCACCCCAGATCGTCATGCACCGCGTGTTGCTCCAGCTCGCCATACAGAGGCTGACAATTTGGCTTCACCGCAAGTACCTCGCGCCGCCCTATACCCAGCCGCGCTACCAATACTCACGTAACGCTTGTGTCCAGGCGGCCATCAAGATCCTGGAGTTCCAGCAGATAGTGCTGGAGGAAACACAGGGAGATGGGCTGCTGTATTCCGCGAGGTGGGCGCGGTGGATGCTCCTGTCCTCGCGGCCGCGGGCCGTCTTCTTGCTGGGCGTAAGCATCCTCTGCTACTATATACAGCTGGCCAAGTCCCGACCGGACGTTTCCCTAGACCAGGGCACGGGCGCTAAGATTCACAATCTTCTGCGCAACGCGTATCCCCTCTGGCTGCACTCGACCACCGTATCTCGGGAAGCCCGGCGGGCGATTGACCACCTGAGCCTCATGTTAGGGCTGCAGGAACAGGAAAGCGGCACACCTTTCACTGGCTCTGCCACTGCCACGCCTCAGGACACAGAAATGTCGCTTGACCAGTTCACCTGGGACGCATTCGAAG AGTGTATCGCCAATTTCCCAGCATCGACAGCATTCGGTAGTGAATTTATGGGGCCGAGCCTGCCCAGTTCCTCTTCAGCGACGAGCATCTCTACAGCGGATCTACTGTCAATGAACTTGAACACCCCAGAGTCGGGCGGCTGGATGGACAGAGGAGCCTTTAAGCCATGA
- a CDS encoding uncharacterized protein (EggNog:ENOG41~SMCOG1042:O-methyltransferase~antiSMASH:Cluster_1.2) translates to MGSNTDARARIQQAYHDIGNPVFSAAEFTLIKVFIDYKGFDAIPDEGDISVAELAAKIGGTHEVIDRMTTFFISGKVLASTGPGRVAHTERSRLYKYDEPTAWLYIHMFNNVFRSFAQMPNFFAKHGLASPQSASVTPLGLSHGFENRPAYEILVENKVVHKGFNEALKALGVMYSLKGIYDFGWMREPLGSGSRAAIVDIGGSHGLALRDAIRNNKFLPAERCILFDLPEVIENTKKNVAKEQDEDLQNIQMISGSMFEPYPKNVQGALIYQFRRILNDFPDEDVLRAFHNVRKAVAPDSRILIIEEMLNPKRIPMNVGLDICLMCAAGKRRNAAMFSELAAQAGFKLNAEFQQIASEFDDFGVLEFVLA, encoded by the coding sequence ATGGGTTCAAACACAGATGCTCGTGCCCGCATTCAACAGGCGTACCACGACATCGGCAACCCCGTCTTCTCTGCCGCTGAGTTCACGCTCATCAAGGTCTTCATTGACTACAAGGGCTTCGATGCCATCCCGGATGAGGGTGACATCTCCGTGGCCGAGTTGGCCGCCAAAATCGGTGGCACGCATGAAGTGATCGACCGTATGACCACCTTCTTTATCTCCGGCAAGGTCCTTGCATCTACAGGCCCTGGCCGCGTCGCTCACACGGAAAGGTCTCGTCTTTACAAGTACGACGAGCCTACCGCCTGGCTCTACATTCACATGTTCAACAATGTGTTCCGCTCCTTCGCCCAGATGCCAAACTTCTTCGCGAAGCATGGTTTGGCTTCGCCTCAGAGCGCCAGCGTCACACCTCTTGGCCTTAGCCACGGTTTCGAAAACAGGCCCGCTTACGAGATCCTCGTTGAAAACAAAGTCGTGCACAAGGGATTCAATGAAGCGCTGAAGGCGCTCGGAGTCATGTACTCACTGAAGGGCATCTACGATTTCGGCTGGATGCGGGAGCCTCTCGGTTCTGGGTCGCGAGCGGCTATCGTAGATATCGGTGGGAGCCACGGTCTCGCCCTGCGCGATGCAATCCGCAACAACAAATTTCTCCCAGCCGAGAGATGCATTCTCTTCGATCTCCCAGAAGTTATTGAGAATACCAAGAAAAACGTCGCGAAGGAACAGGACGAGGACCTGCAGAATATCCAGATGATAAGCGGAAGCATGTTCGAGCCGTATCCCAAAAACGTCCAGGGTGCCCTTATCTACCAGTTCCGCCGGATCCTCAACGATTTCCCCGATGAGGACGTCCTGCGGGCCTTCCATAATGTGCGAAAGGCAGTGGCTCCCGACTCACGCATTCTGATTATTGAGGAGATGCTGAACCCAAAGCGTATCCCCATGAATGTCGGGTTGGACATCTGTCTTATGTGCGCTGCCGGGAAGAGGCGAAACGCCGCCATGTTCAGCGAATTAGCTGCGCAAGCTGGTTTCAAGCTCAATGCGGAATTCCAGCAAATTGCGTCTGAATTTGATGATTTTGGTGTACTTGAGTTCGTGTTGGCCTGA